A single genomic interval of Bradyrhizobium japonicum USDA 6 harbors:
- a CDS encoding DeoR/GlpR family DNA-binding transcription regulator has translation MTGLTHRQAEILNIARASGRVMVEELARRFEVSAQTIRKDLNDLCERRSLTRIHGGAIIASGVENLAYEARRFVAADEKKAIGAAAASLIPNGCSLFINIGTTTEEVASALTSHEDLLVITNNLNVAMLLYRHPRIEVVVAGGTVRRADGAVVGSTATQLIGQFKVDYAIIGASAIDEEGALLDFDYREVQVAQAIIANARSVMLVADSTKLRRSAPVRIAHITQIQTFVTDQELPERLATICHSKGIEVMAAMPKGADIDDATADAQDAAPEAAPVVRLR, from the coding sequence GTGACCGGATTGACCCATCGCCAAGCCGAAATCCTCAACATCGCGCGCGCCTCGGGGCGCGTCATGGTCGAGGAGCTCGCGCGCCGGTTCGAGGTCTCGGCGCAGACGATCCGCAAGGATCTCAACGATCTTTGCGAGCGCCGCTCGCTGACCCGTATCCACGGCGGCGCCATCATCGCCTCCGGCGTCGAAAACCTCGCCTACGAGGCGAGGCGGTTCGTCGCCGCCGACGAAAAGAAGGCGATCGGGGCTGCGGCCGCCTCGCTGATCCCGAACGGCTGCTCGCTCTTCATCAATATCGGCACCACGACCGAGGAGGTGGCGAGCGCGCTGACCTCGCACGAGGACCTCCTCGTCATCACCAACAATCTCAACGTCGCGATGCTGCTCTACCGCCATCCCCGCATCGAGGTGGTGGTCGCCGGCGGCACGGTGCGGCGGGCCGACGGCGCCGTGGTCGGCTCGACCGCGACGCAGCTCATCGGCCAGTTCAAGGTCGACTATGCCATCATCGGGGCGTCCGCGATCGACGAGGAGGGCGCGCTGCTCGACTTCGACTATCGCGAGGTGCAGGTGGCGCAAGCCATCATCGCCAATGCCCGCAGCGTCATGCTGGTTGCGGACTCCACAAAGCTGCGCCGCAGCGCGCCGGTGCGCATCGCCCATATCACCCAGATCCAGACCTTCGTGACCGACCAGGAGCTGCCCGAGCGCCTCGCCACCATCTGCCACAGCAAGGGCATCGAGGTGATGGCGGCGATGCCGAAGGGGGCGGATATCGATGATGCGACGGCCGATGCTCAGGATGCGGCACCGGAAGCCGCGCCGGTGGTGCGACTGAGATAG
- a CDS encoding HAD family hydrolase, with product MIEANGQAQGQVTGRALLFDIDGTLANTDPLHLKAFNQVLGPRGHVFDHARFSRELQGFANASIGERFLPDETVERRAVILGEKEVVFRTLVAGQIEPLPGLMALLDRADAAGIPMVAVTNAPRLNAELLLSGLGITHRFRALVIGDELPHGKPHPLPYQEGLRFAGGSATASIAFEDSRSGVQSATAAGIPTIGIRTSLSHADLVGAGAVASASAFDDPELLARLAAAMAW from the coding sequence ATGATCGAGGCCAATGGGCAGGCGCAGGGGCAAGTGACGGGCAGGGCGCTGCTGTTCGACATCGACGGCACGCTGGCCAACACCGACCCGCTGCACCTCAAGGCGTTCAACCAGGTGCTTGGGCCGCGCGGCCATGTGTTCGATCACGCGCGCTTCTCCAGGGAGCTGCAAGGCTTCGCCAATGCGTCGATCGGCGAGCGCTTTCTGCCCGACGAAACCGTGGAACGGCGCGCCGTGATCCTCGGAGAGAAGGAGGTCGTCTTCCGCACACTCGTCGCCGGACAGATCGAGCCGCTTCCGGGTCTGATGGCGCTGCTCGACCGCGCGGATGCCGCCGGCATTCCCATGGTCGCCGTGACCAACGCGCCGCGTCTGAATGCCGAGCTGCTGCTCTCCGGTCTCGGCATCACGCACCGCTTCAGGGCACTTGTGATCGGCGACGAGCTGCCGCACGGCAAGCCGCACCCGCTGCCCTATCAGGAGGGGCTGCGTTTCGCCGGCGGCAGCGCGACGGCTTCGATAGCGTTCGAGGATTCCCGCTCCGGCGTGCAGTCGGCGACGGCCGCCGGCATTCCGACCATCGGCATCCGGACGAGCCTCAGCCATGCCGACCTTGTTGGCGCCGGCGCGGTCGCCTCCGCCAGCGCGTTCGACGATCCGGAACTGCTCGCGCGTCTCGCCGCCGCGATGGCGTGGTGA
- a CDS encoding nuclear transport factor 2 family protein, whose product MTINRRDLALSTLAVSSLAVSALALTPALAASADEEAVAKKVEAFRLAQIAADPKALGALCADEVSYSHSNGKVEDKATFITNATDGKSKFLSIEYKDPTIKVVGPAAIVRFHWMGEQEMAADGKKVSTNLHILMNWQKQGDDWKLLSRAATKL is encoded by the coding sequence ATGACGATCAACCGACGCGATCTGGCTCTCTCGACTCTTGCTGTCTCAAGCCTTGCGGTCTCTGCGCTCGCTCTCACACCGGCGCTGGCCGCTTCGGCGGACGAGGAAGCCGTGGCGAAGAAGGTCGAGGCATTCCGCCTTGCCCAGATCGCGGCCGATCCCAAGGCGCTCGGCGCGCTCTGCGCCGACGAGGTGAGCTACAGCCATTCCAACGGCAAGGTCGAGGACAAGGCGACCTTCATTACCAACGCCACCGACGGCAAATCAAAATTCCTGTCGATCGAGTACAAGGACCCGACCATCAAGGTCGTCGGTCCCGCCGCGATCGTGCGCTTCCACTGGATGGGCGAACAGGAAATGGCGGCCGATGGGAAAAAAGTGTCGACCAATCTTCACATCCTGATGAACTGGCAGAAGCAGGGCGACGATTGGAAGCTGCTGTCGCGGGCTGCGACGAAGTTGTGA
- a CDS encoding nuclear transport factor 2 family protein, producing the protein MTLNRDHAAITDHEAVARNVEAFRLAQIAADPKALSALCADDLSYSHSNGFLEDRAAFVANATDGKTEFLSITYKDPTIKIVGPVAIVRFHWLAEMMTGGQKVANSLHILMNWLKQGDDWKLLSRSATKL; encoded by the coding sequence ATGACACTGAATCGCGATCATGCCGCCATAACGGACCACGAGGCGGTGGCAAGAAACGTCGAGGCATTTCGTCTCGCCCAGATCGCGGCCGACCCGAAAGCGCTCAGCGCGCTATGCGCGGATGATCTGAGCTACAGCCACTCCAACGGCTTCCTCGAGGACAGGGCGGCCTTCGTCGCCAACGCCACCGACGGCAAGACGGAGTTCCTGTCGATTACGTACAAGGACCCGACGATCAAGATCGTCGGCCCCGTCGCGATCGTGCGCTTCCATTGGCTGGCCGAGATGATGACCGGCGGACAGAAAGTGGCAAACAGCCTTCATATCCTGATGAACTGGCTGAAGCAGGGCGACGATTGGAAGCTGTTGTCACGCTCCGCGACGAAGTTGTAA
- a CDS encoding acyl-CoA thioesterase gives MTETSDTEPSGDLCIRTLAMPADTNANGDIFGGWLLSQMDVGGGVFASKLARSRTVTVAIEAMNVRKAVYVGDLVSVYANLVRVGRTSMTVHLEAWALRRRELKPILVTDGHFTYVSIDDDGRPQAIQRNDPPIAT, from the coding sequence ATGACTGAAACGTCCGACACCGAGCCGAGCGGTGATCTCTGCATTCGCACGCTGGCAATGCCCGCCGACACCAACGCCAACGGCGACATCTTCGGCGGCTGGCTGCTCAGCCAGATGGATGTCGGCGGCGGCGTGTTCGCATCGAAGCTCGCGAGGTCGCGCACGGTCACCGTGGCGATTGAGGCGATGAATGTTCGCAAAGCGGTCTATGTCGGCGATCTCGTTTCGGTCTATGCCAATCTCGTCCGCGTGGGCCGCACCTCGATGACCGTGCATCTCGAAGCCTGGGCGCTGCGGCGCAGGGAGCTCAAGCCGATCCTCGTCACCGACGGTCATTTCACCTACGTCTCGATCGATGATGACGGCCGTCCGCAAGCGATCCAGCGCAACGATCCGCCGATCGCGACGTAA
- a CDS encoding 3-hydroxyacyl-CoA dehydrogenase NAD-binding domain-containing protein — translation MDSRIMTALGDRVLELGPGLATDSPYRHFKLTRDADGVAWLLFDRADASANTLSADVMEEFDAVLAAIETERPAGLVIRSAKPSGFIAGADVNEFRGASDPEMVETRIRAAHAVVDHLEALKLPTVAVIHGFCLGGGLEVALACQSRIAIDGARFGFPEVMLGLHPGLGGTARFTALVNPTQSMALMLTGRTIDARRARSLGLVDTVTQERHVRNAVKDALFGRLKRARPGLLTHAANFGPVRGLLARRMRSEAAKAASREHYPAPYALIDLWETHGGNKAAMLKAEQASFARLMVTPTAQNLIRVFFLREQMKRTAGSGNAVKHVHVIGAGAMGGDIAAWCAGQGLRVSLADMKAEPVAGAVKRAADLYGKIIRKPTEVRDALDRLIPDMDGEGVRNADLIIEAVPEKLELKQKVYAGLEPKMKPGAILATNTSSIPLQDLRTTLARPERLVGLHFFNPVSRLQLVEVVSHDGNDAQVLKEALAFVGAIDRLPLAVKSSPGFLVNRALTPYMLEAMVMLDEKIDQRLIDAAAEQFGMPMGPIELADQVGLDICLDVGDMLRTKFGDLLPPTPAWLREKVAKGELGRKTGKGFYTWKDGKAEKAPLPETGPRVTDQMIDRLVLPMSNVCVAALREGIVDDADGVDGAMIFGTGYAPFRGGPLNYARTRGVENVVSTLRALADRFGGRFAPDPGWDNFK, via the coding sequence ATGGATTCCAGGATCATGACCGCACTCGGCGATCGCGTGCTGGAGCTTGGGCCCGGGCTCGCGACCGACAGCCCCTACAGGCACTTCAAGCTGACGCGCGATGCCGACGGCGTCGCCTGGCTGCTGTTCGACCGCGCAGATGCCAGCGCCAACACGCTGTCCGCGGACGTTATGGAGGAGTTCGATGCCGTGCTCGCGGCGATCGAGACCGAACGTCCCGCAGGCCTCGTGATCCGCTCGGCAAAGCCGTCCGGCTTCATTGCCGGCGCCGACGTCAACGAATTCCGCGGTGCCAGCGATCCCGAGATGGTCGAGACACGCATCCGCGCGGCGCATGCGGTGGTTGATCATCTGGAGGCGCTGAAGCTGCCGACGGTCGCGGTCATCCACGGCTTCTGTCTCGGCGGCGGGCTGGAGGTCGCGCTGGCCTGCCAGTCGCGCATTGCGATCGACGGCGCGCGCTTCGGCTTCCCGGAGGTGATGCTCGGCCTGCATCCCGGCCTCGGCGGCACCGCGCGCTTCACCGCGCTGGTGAACCCGACCCAGTCGATGGCGCTGATGCTGACCGGCCGCACCATCGATGCGCGCCGTGCCAGATCGCTCGGCCTCGTCGATACCGTGACGCAGGAGCGGCACGTCCGTAACGCGGTGAAGGATGCACTGTTCGGCCGCTTGAAGCGGGCGCGTCCGGGCCTTCTGACTCACGCGGCGAATTTCGGTCCCGTGCGCGGGCTGCTGGCCAGGCGCATGCGCTCGGAGGCGGCGAAGGCCGCGTCCCGCGAGCACTATCCGGCGCCTTACGCGCTGATCGATCTCTGGGAGACCCATGGCGGCAACAAGGCCGCGATGCTGAAGGCCGAGCAGGCCTCGTTCGCCAGGCTGATGGTGACGCCGACCGCGCAGAATTTGATCCGCGTGTTCTTCCTGCGCGAGCAGATGAAGAGGACGGCGGGCAGTGGCAATGCGGTCAAACATGTTCACGTCATCGGCGCCGGCGCCATGGGCGGGGATATCGCGGCCTGGTGTGCGGGACAGGGGCTGCGCGTCTCGCTCGCGGACATGAAGGCGGAGCCGGTCGCCGGCGCGGTGAAGCGCGCCGCCGATCTCTACGGCAAGATCATCCGCAAGCCGACCGAGGTGCGCGATGCGCTGGATCGTCTGATCCCCGACATGGACGGCGAGGGCGTTCGCAACGCCGATCTCATCATCGAGGCGGTGCCAGAAAAGCTCGAGCTGAAGCAGAAGGTCTATGCGGGCCTCGAGCCGAAGATGAAGCCGGGCGCGATCCTCGCGACCAACACGTCGAGCATTCCGCTCCAGGATCTGCGCACCACGCTGGCGCGGCCCGAGCGCCTCGTCGGCCTGCACTTCTTCAACCCGGTGTCGCGGCTACAACTGGTCGAGGTCGTCAGCCATGACGGCAACGACGCGCAGGTGCTGAAGGAGGCGCTCGCCTTCGTCGGCGCGATCGACCGTCTGCCGCTTGCCGTGAAGAGCTCGCCCGGCTTCCTCGTCAACCGTGCGCTGACGCCCTACATGCTGGAGGCGATGGTGATGTTGGACGAGAAGATCGACCAACGCCTGATCGACGCGGCGGCCGAGCAGTTCGGCATGCCGATGGGGCCGATCGAGCTCGCCGACCAGGTCGGACTCGACATCTGCCTCGACGTCGGCGACATGCTGCGTACCAAGTTCGGCGATCTGCTCCCGCCGACGCCGGCCTGGTTGCGCGAGAAGGTCGCCAAGGGCGAGCTTGGCCGCAAGACCGGCAAGGGATTCTACACCTGGAAGGATGGCAAGGCCGAGAAGGCGCCGTTGCCCGAGACCGGTCCGCGCGTCACCGACCAGATGATCGACCGCCTGGTGCTGCCGATGTCCAATGTCTGCGTCGCGGCACTCCGCGAAGGTATCGTCGACGATGCCGATGGGGTCGACGGCGCCATGATCTTCGGCACCGGATATGCGCCGTTCCGCGGCGGCCCGCTGAACTACGCGCGCACGCGCGGCGTGGAAAATGTCGTATCCACCCTGCGCGCGCTGGCTGACCGATTCGGCGGGCGCTTTGCGCCCGATCCGGGCTGGGACAATTTCAAGTGA
- a CDS encoding acetyl-CoA C-acetyltransferase, translating into MARPVFIVDGSRTPFLKARSGPGPFTPVDLAVQCGRPLLARQPFSPDDFDQVILGCVNVIADEMNPARVAALRLGMGEDMVAFTVQINCGSGMQSIDTAYRYIREGHADMVLAGGTEALSHAPLVWPNSGVRWFAGLATAKGVAAKLAAAFKLRPRYLKPIIGLERGLTDPITDLNMGQTAEVVGHLFGITRAQSDAYAAESHRRLTHAQAEGFLKGEVETAFSRDGKFFDHDDGVRPDSTAETLAKLRPVFERPWGQVTAGNSSQITDGASWVILASDAAVAKHKLTPKAVIVDSHWAALDPSIMGLGPVMSATPLLQRNDLTVKDVETWELNEAFATQVLGCLAAWNDDKFCRDILGLDGAAGEIDRDKLNVDGGAISLGHPVGTSGNRIVLHLVNAMKRLGTRRGVATECIGGGLGGAMLIEVV; encoded by the coding sequence ATGGCACGACCGGTTTTCATCGTCGACGGCAGCCGGACGCCGTTTCTCAAAGCGCGTTCGGGGCCGGGGCCGTTCACGCCGGTCGATCTCGCCGTGCAATGCGGCCGGCCGCTGCTGGCGCGTCAGCCGTTTTCACCCGATGATTTCGACCAGGTCATCCTCGGCTGCGTCAACGTGATCGCGGATGAGATGAACCCGGCTCGCGTCGCCGCGCTCCGGCTCGGCATGGGCGAGGACATGGTCGCCTTCACCGTGCAGATCAATTGCGGCTCCGGCATGCAGTCGATCGACACGGCCTACCGCTACATCCGCGAGGGCCACGCCGACATGGTCCTCGCCGGCGGCACCGAGGCGCTGAGCCACGCGCCGCTGGTCTGGCCGAATTCCGGTGTGCGCTGGTTCGCCGGCCTTGCCACCGCCAAGGGCGTGGCCGCGAAGCTCGCTGCCGCCTTCAAGCTGCGGCCGCGCTATCTCAAGCCGATCATCGGCCTGGAGCGCGGCCTGACCGATCCCATCACCGACCTGAACATGGGCCAGACCGCCGAGGTCGTCGGCCATCTCTTCGGCATCACGCGGGCACAGTCCGACGCCTATGCCGCCGAGAGTCATCGCCGCCTCACGCATGCACAGGCCGAAGGCTTCCTCAAGGGCGAGGTCGAGACCGCGTTTTCCCGCGATGGAAAATTCTTCGACCACGACGACGGCGTGCGGCCGGACTCGACGGCGGAGACGCTGGCAAAGCTCCGGCCGGTGTTCGAACGCCCCTGGGGCCAGGTCACCGCCGGCAATTCGTCGCAGATCACCGACGGCGCGTCCTGGGTGATCCTCGCCTCCGACGCGGCGGTCGCAAAGCACAAATTGACGCCGAAGGCCGTCATCGTCGACAGCCACTGGGCCGCGCTCGATCCCAGCATTATGGGGCTGGGTCCCGTGATGTCGGCGACGCCGCTGCTCCAGCGCAACGACCTCACCGTCAAGGACGTCGAGACCTGGGAGCTGAACGAGGCCTTCGCGACCCAGGTGCTCGGCTGCCTCGCCGCCTGGAACGACGACAAGTTCTGCCGAGATATCCTCGGCCTCGACGGCGCGGCCGGAGAGATCGACCGTGACAAGCTCAACGTCGATGGCGGCGCCATCTCGCTCGGCCATCCCGTCGGCACCTCGGGCAACCGCATCGTGCTGCATCTCGTCAACGCGATGAAGCGGCTCGGCACGCGCCGCGGCGTCGCGACCGAATGCATCGGCGGCGGGCTCGGCGGCGCCATGCTGATCGAGGTGGTGTGA
- a CDS encoding acyl-CoA dehydrogenase: MSFRRDKITKPIFSWARGVLPAMSDTEREALEAGDVWWDADLFTGNPDWSKLLKVPPATLTPEEQAFLNGPVDALCAMLDEWKIFWEWRDLPQEVWHFVKREKFFGMIIPKEFGGLGFSPYAHSEVVRKISTRSIAAAVTVMVPNSLGPGELLMRFGTKEQQERWLPRLADGRDIPCFGLTSPEAGSDAASMVDTGIICKGDFEGREVIGLRLNWHKRYITLGPVATLLGLAFKAYDPDHLVGSQDELGITVALIPTNLPGVKIGHRHLPSMQVFQNGPNWGRDVFIPLDYVIGGKERLGQGWKMLMTALAAGRGISLPSLSAAGAAYAARTTGAYARIREQFGISISKFEGVEEPLARIVATAYQLDAARRLTCAALNAGVHPAVISGIMKLHATERMRTAVDDAMDIHGGKAVIDGPQNYLGNLHRAVPVGITVEGANILTRNLIVFGQGAIRAHPYLLDEMNALADANRERGLAAFDKAFWKHVSHSFQTLLRAFGRSWSFGAFALAPDAGDATPFYRQLARYSAAFALCADMALLTLGGALKRKEMLSARFGDILSELYLLSAVLKRWQDEGRQKEDFAALEWCMATGFRTIENRLAEILANLPNRFVAVILKLIVQPFGARVLGPSDRVVHQCASLVLEPSAARERLTPDLAHVDDDGGFARLERAFKLVAGTDAIAKRMRAAHIRDWKDAVTKGVITQAEGEQLAAAHEAVTKVIEVDDFAPEALSPIYKKTGDVHQFFQELGEQRAAS, from the coding sequence ATGAGCTTCCGCCGCGACAAAATCACAAAGCCGATCTTCTCCTGGGCGCGCGGCGTGCTGCCGGCGATGTCCGACACCGAGCGCGAGGCACTGGAGGCCGGTGACGTCTGGTGGGATGCCGACCTCTTCACCGGCAACCCCGACTGGTCGAAATTGCTGAAGGTGCCTCCGGCGACGCTCACCCCCGAGGAGCAGGCCTTCCTCAACGGCCCCGTCGACGCGCTCTGCGCCATGCTCGACGAGTGGAAGATCTTCTGGGAATGGCGCGACCTGCCGCAGGAGGTCTGGCATTTCGTCAAGCGCGAAAAATTCTTCGGCATGATCATTCCGAAGGAGTTTGGCGGCCTCGGCTTTTCGCCGTATGCGCATTCGGAAGTGGTGCGCAAGATCTCGACCCGTTCGATCGCCGCGGCCGTCACCGTGATGGTGCCGAACTCGCTCGGGCCGGGCGAGCTGTTGATGCGCTTCGGCACGAAAGAGCAGCAGGAGCGCTGGTTGCCGCGCCTCGCCGACGGCCGCGACATTCCCTGCTTCGGCCTGACCAGTCCCGAAGCCGGCTCCGACGCCGCCTCGATGGTCGACACCGGCATCATCTGCAAGGGCGATTTCGAGGGCCGCGAGGTCATTGGCCTCAGGCTCAACTGGCACAAGCGCTACATCACGCTCGGCCCGGTCGCGACGCTGCTCGGGCTCGCCTTCAAGGCCTACGATCCCGATCATCTCGTGGGCAGCCAGGACGAGCTTGGCATCACCGTCGCGCTGATCCCGACCAATCTGCCCGGCGTCAAGATCGGCCATCGTCATCTGCCGTCGATGCAGGTGTTCCAGAATGGCCCCAACTGGGGCCGCGACGTCTTCATCCCGCTCGACTATGTCATCGGCGGCAAGGAGAGACTCGGGCAGGGCTGGAAGATGCTGATGACGGCGCTTGCCGCCGGCCGCGGCATCTCGCTGCCGTCGCTGTCGGCGGCCGGCGCTGCCTATGCCGCCCGTACCACCGGCGCCTATGCCCGCATCCGCGAGCAGTTCGGCATCTCCATCTCCAAATTCGAGGGCGTCGAGGAGCCGCTCGCGCGCATCGTCGCCACCGCCTACCAGCTCGACGCGGCGCGGCGGCTGACCTGCGCGGCGCTGAATGCCGGCGTCCATCCTGCCGTCATCTCCGGCATCATGAAGCTGCACGCGACCGAGCGGATGCGCACGGCAGTCGACGACGCCATGGACATCCATGGCGGCAAGGCCGTGATCGACGGTCCGCAAAACTATCTCGGCAATCTGCACCGCGCCGTGCCTGTCGGTATCACGGTCGAGGGCGCCAACATCCTGACCCGCAACCTCATCGTGTTCGGGCAGGGCGCAATCCGCGCGCATCCCTATCTGCTCGACGAGATGAACGCGCTTGCGGACGCGAATCGCGAACGCGGGCTCGCCGCCTTCGACAAGGCGTTCTGGAAACATGTCAGCCACAGCTTTCAGACGCTGTTGCGTGCGTTCGGCCGGAGCTGGAGCTTCGGCGCCTTCGCGCTTGCGCCGGATGCGGGCGATGCCACGCCATTCTATCGCCAGCTCGCGCGCTATTCCGCGGCCTTTGCGCTCTGCGCCGACATGGCGCTGCTCACGCTCGGCGGCGCGCTCAAGCGCAAGGAGATGCTGTCGGCGCGGTTCGGCGACATCCTCTCCGAGCTCTATCTGCTCTCGGCCGTGCTGAAGCGCTGGCAGGACGAAGGCCGGCAGAAGGAAGACTTCGCTGCGCTGGAATGGTGCATGGCGACCGGCTTCAGGACCATCGAGAATCGGCTTGCCGAGATCCTCGCCAATCTGCCCAATCGCTTTGTCGCTGTCATCCTCAAGCTCATCGTCCAACCATTCGGCGCGCGGGTGCTCGGCCCCTCCGACCGTGTCGTGCACCAATGCGCAAGTCTTGTGCTGGAGCCGTCGGCCGCGCGCGAGCGTCTCACGCCGGATCTTGCCCATGTCGACGACGACGGCGGCTTTGCCCGGCTGGAGCGCGCATTCAAGCTCGTTGCGGGCACCGATGCCATCGCCAAGCGCATGCGCGCCGCGCACATCCGCGACTGGAAGGACGCCGTCACCAAGGGCGTGATCACGCAGGCCGAGGGTGAGCAGCTTGCCGCCGCTCACGAAGCCGTCACAAAAGTGATCGAGGTCGATGATTTTGCGCCGGAAGCGCTGTCGCCGATTTACAAGAAAACCGGAGATGTGCATCAGTTCTTCCAGGAACTCGGTGAACAGAGGGCGGCGAGCTGA
- a CDS encoding flavin reductase family protein, translating into MTDKDLYFYEPSKGHGLKHDPFNAIIAPRPIGWISSRDTKGHVNLAPYSFFNAFCYVPPIIGFSSTNWKDTVSNMEQTGEFVWNLTTMDLAKHMNATAAHVGPEVDEFKLAGLTAAPGKLVNVPRVAESPVAFECKVSDIVRLKGADGKEADAWLTLGEVVAVHIDKAMIKDGVYQTAAARPIVRAGRRGDYFEIKPENMFEMVRPD; encoded by the coding sequence GTGACCGACAAAGACCTCTATTTCTACGAGCCCTCCAAGGGCCACGGCCTCAAGCACGATCCCTTCAACGCCATCATCGCGCCGCGGCCGATCGGCTGGATCTCCTCCCGCGACACCAAGGGCCACGTCAACCTCGCGCCCTATAGCTTCTTCAACGCGTTCTGCTACGTGCCGCCGATCATCGGCTTCTCCTCCACCAACTGGAAGGACACGGTCTCGAACATGGAGCAAACCGGCGAGTTCGTCTGGAATCTGACCACGATGGATCTCGCCAAGCACATGAACGCGACCGCCGCGCATGTTGGCCCCGAGGTCGACGAGTTCAAGCTCGCAGGGCTGACCGCCGCGCCGGGCAAGCTCGTCAACGTGCCGCGCGTGGCTGAGAGCCCCGTCGCCTTCGAGTGCAAGGTCTCCGACATCGTCCGCCTCAAGGGCGCCGACGGCAAGGAGGCCGACGCCTGGCTGACGCTGGGGGAGGTCGTCGCCGTCCATATCGACAAGGCCATGATCAAGGACGGCGTCTACCAGACCGCCGCCGCCCGCCCCATCGTCCGCGCCGGCCGTCGCGGCGATTATTTCGAGATCAAGCCGGAAAACATGTTCGAGATGGTGCGGCCGGACTGA
- a CDS encoding TetR/AcrR family transcriptional regulator — MTLVAEHIEGDTRDRILEVAERLFRQIGYQKTTVGDIAKELRMSPANVYRFFESKKAIHQAVARGLMGEVELEAQRIVTRTGPVLPRFRELLTTIHRMNTERYVGDNKLHEMVAIAMEEDWDVCVAHMECIAGVIGQMIAQGVASGEFEAPDLQLASLCACTAMIRFFHPQMIAQCATKPGPTIDQMIDFVIAGLSPRH, encoded by the coding sequence ATGACACTGGTAGCGGAACATATCGAAGGCGACACCCGGGATCGTATCCTCGAGGTGGCCGAACGGCTGTTCCGCCAGATCGGGTATCAGAAGACCACGGTCGGGGACATCGCCAAGGAGCTCAGGATGAGCCCCGCCAACGTCTATCGCTTCTTCGAATCGAAGAAGGCGATCCACCAGGCGGTGGCGCGGGGCCTGATGGGCGAGGTCGAGCTGGAGGCGCAGCGGATCGTGACCCGGACCGGTCCGGTGCTCCCGCGCTTCCGTGAGCTGCTCACCACCATCCATCGCATGAACACCGAGCGCTATGTCGGCGATAACAAGCTGCACGAGATGGTCGCGATCGCGATGGAGGAGGACTGGGACGTCTGCGTCGCCCATATGGAGTGCATCGCCGGCGTCATCGGCCAGATGATCGCGCAAGGTGTCGCTTCCGGCGAGTTTGAGGCGCCGGACCTGCAACTGGCATCGCTGTGCGCCTGCACCGCGATGATCCGCTTTTTTCACCCCCAGATGATCGCCCAGTGCGCCACCAAGCCGGGCCCGACCATCGACCAGATGATCGATTTCGTCATCGCGGGTCTGTCGCCGCGCCACTGA